Below is a genomic region from Streptomyces ferrugineus.
GGCCTGCTCGCCACTCGCCGGGTCCGGCCGCGGTGCCTCGGCCGCGCCGCCCGTCTTCGCCTCGTCATCCTCGGAAGCCATGCCTCGACCTTAGTCCTCGCCGGGAGACCGGTCGTCGCGTTAATGCCGGTTGATGCCGGGACGGCTTTACGGTGGAGCTGTGGACGCCCTCGCCGACCTCGACCTGCGGATCGCGGGCTGCCGGGCCTGTCCGCGGCTGGTCGACTGGCGTGAGGAGGTGGCCCGCACCAGGCGCGCCGCCTTCGCCGACCAGACGTACTGGGGCCGCCCGGTGCCCGGCTTCGGCCCGCCGGACGCCAGGCTGCTGATCGTCGGGCTCGCCCCGGCGGCCCACGGCGGCAACCGCACCGGCCGGATGTTCACCGGGGACCGCTCCGGTGACGTGCTGTACCAGGCGCTGTACGACGTGGGCCTCGCCTCGCAGCCCACGTCGGTCGCCGTCGGCGACGGCCTGGAGCTGTACGGCGTCCGCGTCACGGCCCCCGTGCACTGCGCGCCGCCCGCCAACAAGCCCACCCCCGGCGAGCGCGAGACCTGCCGGCCCTGGCTCGTCCAGGAGCTGAGGCTGCTGCGGCCGACCCTGCGAGCGGTCGTCGCGCTGGGCGCCTTCGGCTGGCAGGCGACGCTGCCCGCGCTGACGGAGGCGGGGTGGAGCGTGCCCCGGCCGCGGCCCGCGTTCACGCACGGGGCGCGGGTCGCGCTGGACGGGCTCGACCTGTTCGGCTGCTTCCACGTCAGCCAGCGCAACACCTTCACCGGCCGGCTCACGCCCGCGATGCTGCGCGAGGTGCTGCGTACGGCGGCTGCGGCGGCGGGCCTGCGCGGAGCGCCGTACGACGGCTAGGGTCGCCGGATGGCCCTCTACCCGGAGATCGAACCGTACGACCACGGCATGCTCGACGTGGGTGACGGCAACCGCGTGTACTGGGAGACCTGCGGAAATCCGCACGGCAAGCCGGCCCTGGTGCTGCACGGTGGGCCGGGCTCCCGCAGCGATCCGTGGTTCCGGCGGCTGTTCAACCCCGACGCCTATCGCGTCGTGCTGCTGGACCAGCGCGGGTGCGGGCGTTCGACGCCGCCCGCGAGCGCGTACGAGACGGACATGAGCGTCAACACGACGGACCGTCTGATGGCGGATCTGGAGCTGCTGCGGAGGCATCTCGGGATCGAGCGGTGGCTGGTGTGGGGCGTCTCGTGGGGCTCGGTGCTCGGGCTGCGGTACGCCCAGACACATCCCGGTGTCGTCGCCGAGCTGGTCCTCGCGGGGGTGGCCACCGGTTCCCGCGCCGAAGTCGCCCTGATGACCAAGGGGCTGGGACAGTTCTTCCCCGAGGCGTTCGAGCGGTTCCTCGCCGAAGTGCCCGAGGAGGAGCGGGTGGGGAATCTCGCGGCCGCGTACAACCGGCTGATCGAGTCGCCCGATCCGCGGGTGCGGGCGCGGGTGGCACGCGCCTGGACCGACTGGGAGACGGCTGTCGCCGCCGCCCCGCCGCGCTCCGTCCCGCGCTATGAGGATCCGGTGTTCCGCATGGGCTTCGCCCGCACCGTGACGCACTACTGGGGCAACGACCACTTCCTGGGCGAGGGCGACGAGGACGGCGTCGTCCTGCGGGACGCGCCCCTGCTGAAGGACATCCCGGGCACCCTGGTCCAGGGCAGCCTCGACCCCGGCAACCTCCTCGGTGTCGTCTGGCGCCTCCACCACGCCTGGCCCGGCAGCGAGCTGATCGTCGTCGACGACGTGGGGCACAGCGCCGGGGCGCCGGACATGGCGGACGCGCTGGTGGCGGCGACGGACAAGTACGCGGGGCGCTAACCGGCTTCCTCCCCGAACAGCTGCCGTACCGTCGAGCGGTAGTTGGTCCGCACGTGGGCCAGCGCGTGCGCACGCGCCCGGGCCGGGTCGCCGGAGGCGATCGCCTCGTACAGCTCGCGGTGCTCGACGAGGAGTTGGGGCCACTCCTCGTTGCGCCGGGTCATCCAGCGCAGTCGGCCGGCGACCGGTTCCAGGGCCTCGATCAGCAGGTTGTTGTCCGCCATGGCCACGATGCGGTCGTGCAGCCGGCTGTTGATGTCCGTGATCGCCTCCGCGTCCCCCGCCTCGGTCGCGGCGGCCGCCTGGTCGAGGAGCTGCTCCACCTCGGCCAGGTCCTTCGGCGTGGCCCGTGCGGCGGCGAGCCCGGCCGCGTACACCTCCAGGGCCTCGCGCAGCTCGAAGAGCTCCTTGACGTCGGCCGGGGTCAGCCGGCGCACGACCGTGCGGCGTGCCGACTCGAAGTGGACGAAGCCCTCGGTGACCAGGGCCCGGATCGCCTCGCGGACCGGCACGCGCGAGACGCCGAGGCGCTCGGCGAGCTCCCGCTCCACGAGCCGGTCGCCTGGCCGCAGGCGCCCGGCGATGATGTCCTGCCGCAGGGTCGCCAGGACGCGTTCCCGTACCGCGCCGAGGGGTT
It encodes:
- a CDS encoding uracil-DNA glycosylase, which produces MPGRLYGGAVDALADLDLRIAGCRACPRLVDWREEVARTRRAAFADQTYWGRPVPGFGPPDARLLIVGLAPAAHGGNRTGRMFTGDRSGDVLYQALYDVGLASQPTSVAVGDGLELYGVRVTAPVHCAPPANKPTPGERETCRPWLVQELRLLRPTLRAVVALGAFGWQATLPALTEAGWSVPRPRPAFTHGARVALDGLDLFGCFHVSQRNTFTGRLTPAMLREVLRTAAAAAGLRGAPYDG
- the pip gene encoding prolyl aminopeptidase; protein product: MALYPEIEPYDHGMLDVGDGNRVYWETCGNPHGKPALVLHGGPGSRSDPWFRRLFNPDAYRVVLLDQRGCGRSTPPASAYETDMSVNTTDRLMADLELLRRHLGIERWLVWGVSWGSVLGLRYAQTHPGVVAELVLAGVATGSRAEVALMTKGLGQFFPEAFERFLAEVPEEERVGNLAAAYNRLIESPDPRVRARVARAWTDWETAVAAAPPRSVPRYEDPVFRMGFARTVTHYWGNDHFLGEGDEDGVVLRDAPLLKDIPGTLVQGSLDPGNLLGVVWRLHHAWPGSELIVVDDVGHSAGAPDMADALVAATDKYAGR
- a CDS encoding GntR family transcriptional regulator codes for the protein MSSTTKIEPLGAVRERVLATLRQDIIAGRLRPGDRLVERELAERLGVSRVPVREAIRALVTEGFVHFESARRTVVRRLTPADVKELFELREALEVYAAGLAAARATPKDLAEVEQLLDQAAAATEAGDAEAITDINSRLHDRIVAMADNNLLIEALEPVAGRLRWMTRRNEEWPQLLVEHRELYEAIASGDPARARAHALAHVRTNYRSTVRQLFGEEAG